In Pseudobacter ginsenosidimutans, the following are encoded in one genomic region:
- a CDS encoding T9SS type A sorting domain-containing protein, whose amino-acid sequence MIKLALLKTIAWILVIISCALAPVSAQTLLTESFNYTGGTPLTSNNWTVRASGTPVINVSAGNLNHSSSLTNDIGNKVQLTNTGQDVYRTFTSSNTTLYAGMVVNVSAAATGDFFFILGNSTSPETYGSKIYIRSDGSGGFNFGVVRGTGGTPVYESTSRSFGTNYFLVLKYEVVAGATNDAIKLYVDPSPVATEPGAAAVQYNAATGAEISASYPLSSVGLYQGTAAAAATLQIDNIHVSTTWAGITTDQFDYGDAPNTFNNTKDGVFAPAVHKTLAGLRIGATQPDAEPAPASVASPNNNNAPNGDGTDEDGIDVSTDILKKGLFFSINVPVSNPASTTSYLYGWIDFNNNGVFELSEAADAVKTITTAGSSTQVLTWAAAKSAAIPDGIDKLYLRLRVSNRSLIDFTTAASGGALIDERSIGNGAASTTNAADHAQVTSGEVEDFQIDVTRIYDFGDLPASFENDLSGAPRHAIHAEGGLVLGSLIDLETEAASVTSPQENNGAGDNANGQDDEDALTSPPSVIKNVAYSITVPVKNPTAAAASGYLYAWLDLNGDGKFTSDELASTGTGTTGSIAIGATTNRTLTWSTTQTNIINAASSNIYLRIRLSSIALSDFTTGTNNALVDERAIGNGATSTSNSANATTVSLGEVEDYQLSVNEFDFGDLPAAYENGLAARQIAVSTRRIGTLIDYETSAASVAAGLDNNNNNGDGEDEDGLNATDLPVIKKGAPFTFNIPVTVSATSQLIAWIDFNGNGQFELSEAAYTAATGATQGYRAIAAGASTQSIYFRGSQTNLLTGSHAYLRIRLTSTAGTDNAATTGVDERSIGDGLSTAVYGTPQEGEIEDYQLAVTTDLDYGDAPASYENNNAAAAVPARQYTTDDLFMGNAYGLESSPSPVISPADNNGNNGDGEEEDGLSATQLYIRTGSNNIYTVTVNNTTGAAATLYAWIDLNNNGRFETGEAATAVSVANGATTANITFTAAQVNTITVDKVYMRLRLLLPNTDGAIGDNAATTAIDERSIADGLSTGLYTTVSLGEIEDYQLTIIKDFGDAPASYENGDPASQTNSSAPSVLTLGNTIDFELAPASVTTPSDNNTTNGDGADEDAVTTPQTITKGAPFVLQVPVTIGQTLAAGTKYLYGWIDLDGDGEFDVNEQTQATFTNTAAGSLLLTLTWTSAQTNSLTPAVISSGKTYVRLRLSSVSIANAAVGTARDQRSYGKGNADGEIEDYQLLVTDLADFGDAPAGYENDQAALPVPARQASSANLKLGNNAPDVESSLANAVTAPASNNSPNGDGTDEDGILELIPVYDGIAYSAKVSVFNNSGAARTLHGWIDFNNNGRFENTAGALEYASVSVPASASQQTVTLTWTAAQTAAIPALTNNLYMRLRITDGASVADNTTSAIVDERAIGDGLSTGIYGTLALGEIEDYQLQVITDHDYGDNPASYDNDRTTPTPLPVPARQAISQALYLGQHPADAEATAQHSANANGDNILGVNDEDAATPGVITRGGGYVLNVSVTNNTGSAQTLHAWIDFNNNGRFENAGTALEYTSVSVPASANPQTVTLIWSAAQSNGIPDPATPAQLHMRLRITAGAVADFTAGTNNALVDERAVGDGLSTGVYAALASIGEVEDYVIPVSTNYDYGDAPASYENGLPARNISSALLQIGGTPDVEAAAQSVAANADNNGTNGDGADEDGIDPSLHKVSPNTVFSLPVRVTNTSGTTRALMGWIDFNNNGIFEDAEAATFANVVTATFDGTATLTWTAAQSRNVNTAHLYMRLRFINAAATNNAGTSMDERAYADGDATGVYLAGPRVGEIEDYRLEVNPTYDFGDVPLTYEANAAAATVAARHQPASTLFIGAVYDTEATANTVAANANNNNPNGDGADEDGITMSLPTLIPGGSYSLAVNVFKSITGTGTLHGWIDLNNDGRFSAGEYASVPVTAATGAQTATLSWSATPYSGVRPTTYMRIRFTTTALADNAATPAVDERSIGDGLNTGLYGTTPPNGEVEDYIIPVDESGTILPLADCGGLGSMDPVQAGFHATIVRPASGGYLIFGENTHGDGLTNLTSPTLLVSGSNGFNFNGEVRMLTTGSSSAYNLAQYFALTTAGLYAWGTQGRVVATSVTSSTAMQPISLPPGIAPAQVKMIDAGSSYTTTGAAGSYSSHNGSLALLTTSGQVWIRSSVNSPNTTDAFNAVQGDGNLLPDNSSTGWHLVQTSAGVPLTGMLDVRTTGTVAMATDGVKLYTWGRNMFTGDGTAATTLHYATEMTSPAALSTPIKQIDIGYGNNIAASYFVLDQAGVVHVLGNNNAGQLGIGNTVTQLSWNRITQKNEEPEIAGNQTDITTPIGVVTKISTNNHDAFHGRLMLITADKRAYHTGTSNGSTSGTVSPTSTMIPTAMTSSNGTTLLQGKITHIEAGGHISVMAKEGSDRYGYVGHTASGSDGCNGCTGSPSEYNFDQTPSTGPLCGIQAFDFGDLDNRYNLKDSAKHEITYAQQSNPLKLGALAADADDGPQISVDGAENNADGDNIDSRGNDEDAFVSLPAKVPGDYTIAVPLTNITGSTAYLYGFIDWNGDGAFSSNETVVVPVPSSASQQVINITWTDPELTLSGTCVSDAEQLRSFVRLRLTTDVLFDHTATTAVDERSHLLASDGEVEDYYLDWTPQSTQLDYGNLPHEGSPVNWSRASATLTSMDLSTSRIWLGDNNNYPDQGCASNQARNGGLVVKKASTAVPGSGTAADPFLLDVDNPSGTFNFEITVNGNGSPANVYWGVWVDANGNGNFTDADDVFTSGVTLHGSPVTVTAPLTILNGGTNTGALNGAIRVAASAQDAGFSKLQNGAVNVVNGEIEDYYIAYLTALPVTLISFDAVKDGRNTQLTWKTAEELNTATFEIERLSGNSNQWITIGKVAAAGNSTVERQYRFTDDNVYPGANFYRLKMIDLDGKLAYSRVRFVDFGNEAFPITMSPNPASDIVTIKGLTGSNRIQLLDVSGRLIQQFNSNDPIQKINISKLTKGVYMVRILKDGQVTVTLKLLKG is encoded by the coding sequence ATGATTAAGTTGGCTTTGCTAAAAACAATTGCCTGGATATTGGTAATAATATCCTGTGCACTCGCTCCGGTATCCGCACAAACACTCCTCACAGAAAGTTTCAACTATACCGGCGGCACTCCACTTACCAGTAACAACTGGACAGTCCGGGCATCAGGAACACCCGTTATTAATGTTTCTGCAGGCAACTTAAATCATAGTAGCAGCCTTACAAATGATATCGGCAATAAAGTACAGCTAACAAATACCGGCCAGGATGTATATCGTACATTCACATCCAGCAATACAACACTGTATGCCGGGATGGTGGTGAATGTTTCGGCAGCAGCTACCGGCGACTTCTTCTTTATACTAGGTAACAGCACGTCGCCGGAAACCTATGGCAGTAAGATCTATATCAGGTCTGATGGCAGCGGCGGATTCAACTTTGGAGTTGTTCGCGGTACTGGCGGAACACCGGTATACGAATCCACATCCCGTTCATTTGGGACCAACTATTTCCTGGTACTGAAATACGAAGTGGTGGCAGGCGCTACCAATGACGCCATAAAACTGTATGTTGACCCATCACCTGTTGCAACTGAACCAGGAGCAGCAGCTGTTCAATACAATGCCGCCACAGGCGCAGAGATCTCTGCCTCCTACCCTTTATCATCGGTTGGGTTGTACCAGGGAACAGCAGCCGCTGCCGCTACGCTCCAGATCGACAATATACATGTATCCACCACATGGGCAGGCATTACAACCGACCAATTTGATTACGGCGACGCCCCCAATACCTTCAACAATACTAAAGACGGTGTTTTTGCACCTGCCGTACACAAAACACTTGCCGGTCTAAGGATAGGCGCAACGCAGCCCGACGCAGAACCGGCTCCGGCCTCTGTAGCGTCCCCCAATAATAACAACGCTCCTAACGGTGACGGCACAGACGAAGATGGTATCGATGTTAGCACTGATATACTTAAAAAAGGTTTATTTTTTAGCATAAACGTCCCCGTTAGCAACCCGGCCAGCACAACATCGTATCTCTATGGCTGGATCGACTTCAACAATAACGGCGTATTCGAATTATCAGAAGCCGCAGATGCAGTTAAAACCATTACAACGGCAGGCAGCAGTACACAAGTGCTCACATGGGCAGCCGCCAAATCAGCTGCTATCCCCGATGGCATCGATAAGCTTTATCTCAGATTACGCGTCAGTAACCGGTCGCTGATCGACTTCACAACAGCCGCATCAGGCGGTGCACTGATAGATGAGCGAAGCATCGGCAACGGCGCCGCCAGCACAACCAATGCTGCCGACCATGCACAGGTGACTTCCGGCGAAGTAGAGGACTTCCAGATCGACGTTACACGTATCTACGATTTTGGAGATCTCCCGGCTAGTTTCGAAAACGATCTTTCCGGCGCCCCACGGCATGCCATACACGCAGAAGGAGGCCTGGTGCTGGGTAGCCTGATAGACCTTGAAACAGAAGCGGCTTCTGTAACAAGCCCACAGGAAAATAACGGCGCCGGAGATAATGCCAACGGACAGGACGACGAAGACGCGTTAACTTCTCCGCCCAGCGTAATCAAGAACGTAGCTTACAGCATTACTGTTCCTGTAAAGAATCCAACTGCTGCAGCTGCATCAGGATACCTGTATGCCTGGCTGGATCTGAATGGTGATGGAAAATTCACTTCCGATGAACTGGCATCCACCGGAACAGGAACTACCGGCAGTATTGCCATTGGCGCAACCACCAACCGCACACTCACCTGGAGCACCACACAAACCAATATCATCAACGCCGCCTCTTCAAATATTTACCTGAGGATCAGGCTCTCTTCTATAGCGCTTTCCGACTTTACTACAGGCACCAACAATGCGCTTGTTGACGAAAGAGCCATCGGAAATGGCGCTACCTCTACTTCCAACTCAGCCAATGCCACCACCGTATCGCTGGGCGAAGTGGAAGACTACCAGTTAAGTGTAAACGAATTTGATTTCGGAGATCTTCCTGCTGCGTATGAAAACGGACTTGCAGCAAGACAGATCGCCGTGTCTACCCGCCGCATCGGCACGCTGATCGATTATGAAACCTCGGCCGCTTCCGTTGCCGCAGGATTGGACAACAATAACAATAACGGAGACGGAGAAGATGAAGACGGTCTGAATGCAACCGATTTGCCTGTAATAAAAAAAGGCGCACCCTTTACTTTTAACATACCTGTTACCGTTAGCGCCACTTCGCAGCTGATAGCCTGGATAGATTTCAATGGCAACGGGCAGTTTGAACTTTCGGAAGCAGCCTATACAGCAGCTACCGGCGCCACGCAGGGCTATCGCGCAATTGCGGCAGGCGCCAGTACTCAGAGTATTTATTTCAGAGGATCACAAACCAACCTGCTCACCGGAAGCCATGCTTACCTGCGCATCCGTCTCACCAGCACCGCTGGCACAGATAACGCGGCAACAACCGGAGTAGATGAGCGCAGTATCGGTGATGGATTATCCACCGCTGTATATGGCACTCCACAGGAAGGTGAAATAGAAGATTACCAGCTGGCAGTAACCACTGATCTGGATTATGGAGATGCACCAGCCAGCTACGAGAACAATAACGCAGCGGCGGCTGTCCCTGCCCGTCAGTATACCACAGATGACCTGTTCATGGGAAATGCCTATGGCCTGGAAAGCAGTCCTTCGCCTGTTATCTCCCCCGCAGACAATAATGGAAATAATGGAGACGGAGAAGAAGAAGATGGACTGTCCGCTACACAGCTGTATATAAGAACAGGAAGCAATAATATTTACACGGTTACGGTAAATAATACTACCGGCGCCGCTGCAACTTTATATGCCTGGATAGACCTGAACAATAATGGAAGATTTGAAACAGGAGAAGCGGCAACCGCTGTATCGGTAGCCAATGGCGCCACTACAGCCAACATCACTTTTACGGCTGCCCAGGTGAATACCATAACGGTAGATAAAGTGTACATGCGCCTGAGGCTTTTACTGCCTAATACCGATGGTGCTATCGGCGATAATGCAGCCACCACCGCCATTGATGAACGCTCCATTGCAGACGGGCTCTCTACCGGTTTATATACCACGGTCTCCCTGGGAGAAATTGAAGATTACCAGCTGACCATCATCAAAGATTTTGGCGATGCTCCCGCTTCTTATGAAAATGGCGATCCGGCCTCTCAAACCAACAGTAGCGCTCCTTCCGTACTTACCCTGGGTAATACGATCGATTTTGAGCTGGCCCCTGCATCTGTTACAACACCTTCAGACAACAATACAACTAACGGCGATGGCGCTGACGAAGACGCTGTTACTACACCACAAACCATTACAAAGGGCGCGCCATTTGTATTGCAGGTGCCGGTAACAATCGGACAGACATTAGCAGCCGGCACAAAATACCTCTATGGCTGGATAGACCTTGACGGTGATGGCGAATTTGATGTAAACGAACAAACACAGGCTACATTCACCAATACTGCTGCAGGCTCTCTCTTACTGACATTGACATGGACCTCAGCACAAACCAATTCCTTAACACCTGCAGTGATCAGTTCGGGAAAAACCTATGTAAGACTAAGGCTTTCGTCTGTCAGCATAGCCAATGCCGCTGTAGGCACAGCCAGAGACCAGAGAAGTTATGGCAAAGGAAATGCAGATGGCGAAATTGAAGACTACCAGTTACTGGTAACCGATCTGGCAGATTTTGGCGATGCTCCCGCTGGTTACGAAAACGACCAGGCTGCTTTACCGGTTCCTGCAAGACAGGCGTCTTCCGCTAACCTTAAACTGGGAAATAATGCACCGGATGTGGAGAGCTCTTTAGCGAATGCTGTAACGGCTCCCGCCTCCAACAATAGTCCCAACGGAGATGGTACAGATGAAGATGGCATATTGGAACTGATACCTGTTTACGATGGCATTGCCTACAGTGCGAAAGTAAGTGTGTTCAATAATTCAGGCGCTGCCCGTACTCTGCATGGCTGGATCGATTTCAATAACAACGGTCGTTTTGAGAACACTGCCGGCGCCCTGGAATATGCCAGCGTGAGCGTGCCTGCGTCCGCATCACAACAAACGGTAACATTGACCTGGACAGCCGCGCAAACCGCCGCCATCCCCGCACTGACCAACAACCTGTATATGCGCTTACGCATTACCGATGGCGCTTCCGTGGCCGACAATACAACATCCGCAATAGTGGATGAACGGGCCATTGGTGATGGATTGTCCACCGGAATATACGGCACATTGGCACTCGGCGAAATAGAAGACTACCAGCTGCAGGTGATCACTGATCACGACTACGGCGATAACCCGGCAAGCTATGACAATGACCGCACCACTCCCACTCCATTGCCGGTACCGGCACGCCAGGCCATCAGCCAGGCATTGTACCTCGGCCAGCATCCCGCAGATGCTGAAGCCACAGCACAGCATTCAGCCAATGCCAATGGAGATAATATACTCGGTGTAAACGATGAAGACGCGGCCACTCCGGGCGTCATTACACGCGGTGGTGGTTATGTACTGAACGTTTCAGTCACCAACAACACAGGATCAGCTCAAACCTTACACGCCTGGATAGATTTCAATAATAACGGTCGTTTTGAAAATGCAGGAACTGCGCTTGAATATACCAGCGTATCCGTACCTGCATCTGCCAATCCACAAACGGTAACGCTCATCTGGAGCGCAGCACAAAGCAATGGCATTCCCGATCCCGCAACACCGGCACAGCTTCATATGCGATTGCGCATTACTGCAGGCGCCGTTGCCGACTTTACTGCAGGCACTAATAATGCCCTGGTAGACGAACGCGCCGTCGGCGATGGATTGAGCACCGGAGTATATGCAGCATTGGCATCCATTGGCGAAGTGGAAGATTATGTAATTCCTGTTAGCACCAATTACGATTATGGTGATGCCCCGGCCAGTTATGAAAATGGTTTGCCGGCAAGAAATATTTCCTCAGCCCTGTTACAGATAGGCGGCACCCCCGATGTGGAAGCCGCCGCACAAAGTGTAGCAGCCAATGCCGACAACAACGGAACTAACGGAGATGGCGCAGACGAAGACGGCATCGATCCATCGCTCCATAAAGTGAGCCCCAACACAGTTTTTTCTCTCCCTGTAAGGGTAACCAATACCTCTGGAACCACACGTGCCCTGATGGGATGGATCGACTTTAACAACAACGGAATATTTGAAGATGCGGAAGCAGCCACCTTCGCAAACGTTGTAACAGCTACTTTTGATGGTACTGCAACACTCACCTGGACTGCTGCGCAAAGCCGCAATGTGAATACAGCTCACCTGTACATGCGTTTACGATTCATCAATGCAGCGGCAACCAACAATGCCGGCACATCAATGGATGAACGCGCATATGCAGACGGCGATGCAACAGGGGTATATCTTGCAGGGCCCAGGGTGGGAGAAATTGAAGATTACCGGCTTGAAGTAAACCCAACGTATGACTTTGGTGACGTTCCTCTAACCTATGAGGCCAATGCTGCTGCTGCAACGGTTGCAGCACGCCACCAACCAGCATCCACATTGTTCATTGGTGCAGTGTATGACACGGAAGCAACAGCAAATACTGTAGCTGCCAATGCCAACAACAATAATCCAAATGGCGACGGCGCGGATGAAGATGGCATAACCATGAGTTTACCCACCCTGATACCTGGCGGCTCCTATAGCCTGGCAGTAAATGTATTCAAAAGCATTACCGGCACCGGCACACTGCATGGCTGGATAGACCTTAACAATGATGGAAGGTTCTCTGCCGGCGAATATGCATCAGTGCCCGTAACTGCTGCTACCGGCGCACAAACAGCTACCCTCTCCTGGTCGGCTACTCCTTACAGCGGAGTGAGACCCACAACCTATATGCGCATTCGATTTACCACTACTGCCCTGGCAGACAATGCAGCTACACCCGCAGTAGATGAACGCTCTATCGGAGATGGATTGAATACAGGCTTATATGGTACAACGCCACCGAATGGAGAAGTGGAAGATTATATTATTCCTGTAGATGAATCCGGCACTATTCTTCCACTGGCAGATTGCGGAGGACTTGGTAGTATGGATCCGGTGCAGGCAGGTTTTCATGCTACTATTGTAAGACCAGCCAGTGGCGGTTACCTGATCTTTGGCGAAAACACCCACGGTGATGGTTTAACCAATTTGACTTCTCCCACCCTGCTGGTATCCGGCAGTAATGGATTCAACTTTAATGGAGAAGTAAGAATGCTGACAACCGGTTCTTCCAGCGCCTATAACCTGGCTCAATATTTTGCATTGACCACAGCAGGCCTTTATGCATGGGGCACCCAGGGAAGAGTAGTAGCCACCAGTGTTACCAGCAGTACCGCTATGCAACCCATCAGCCTCCCTCCGGGCATTGCACCAGCACAGGTAAAAATGATAGATGCAGGCAGCTCTTATACAACCACTGGTGCAGCCGGAAGTTATTCAAGCCATAATGGTTCGCTGGCTTTATTGACTACCAGTGGCCAGGTTTGGATAAGAAGCAGTGTAAACAGCCCCAACACCACAGACGCATTCAATGCAGTTCAGGGAGATGGCAACCTCCTGCCTGATAACTCCAGCACAGGCTGGCACCTGGTACAAACCAGCGCCGGCGTACCGCTGACCGGCATGTTGGATGTTCGTACAACCGGCACCGTGGCCATGGCTACTGATGGCGTGAAGTTGTATACATGGGGACGGAATATGTTCACCGGAGACGGAACTGCAGCCACTACCCTGCATTACGCAACAGAAATGACAAGTCCTGCAGCACTTTCCACCCCTATTAAACAGATCGATATCGGCTACGGCAATAATATAGCAGCATCCTATTTTGTACTTGACCAGGCAGGTGTGGTGCATGTATTGGGCAATAACAATGCAGGACAATTGGGCATTGGAAATACAGTAACACAGTTGAGCTGGAACAGGATTACACAAAAGAATGAAGAGCCGGAAATAGCCGGCAACCAAACGGATATTACTACACCTATAGGTGTTGTAACCAAAATATCAACCAATAACCACGATGCGTTTCACGGTCGTCTCATGCTGATCACCGCTGATAAAAGAGCTTATCATACCGGAACCAGTAACGGCAGCACATCAGGCACCGTTTCGCCAACAAGTACGATGATCCCTACTGCTATGACCAGCTCCAATGGGACCACTCTATTACAGGGAAAGATCACCCATATTGAAGCAGGAGGACATATCAGCGTTATGGCGAAAGAAGGCAGCGATCGTTATGGATATGTTGGCCACACCGCCAGCGGCTCCGATGGCTGTAATGGTTGTACCGGAAGCCCCTCGGAATACAACTTCGATCAAACGCCGTCTACAGGCCCTCTGTGTGGTATCCAGGCCTTCGACTTCGGTGACCTGGATAACAGGTACAACCTGAAAGACAGTGCAAAACATGAGATCACTTATGCACAGCAATCCAACCCGTTAAAATTAGGCGCTCTTGCCGCTGACGCTGATGATGGACCGCAGATCTCTGTCGATGGTGCAGAGAACAATGCAGATGGAGACAATATAGACAGTAGAGGTAATGATGAGGATGCGTTTGTTTCATTACCAGCAAAAGTCCCCGGAGATTATACAATAGCAGTACCGCTCACCAATATCACTGGCAGCACGGCTTATTTATATGGATTCATAGACTGGAATGGTGATGGCGCTTTCAGTAGCAATGAAACGGTGGTTGTTCCTGTGCCCAGTTCAGCATCGCAACAAGTGATCAATATCACCTGGACCGATCCGGAACTAACGTTATCGGGTACCTGCGTAAGCGATGCCGAACAGCTCAGAAGCTTTGTACGCCTGCGCCTGACAACTGATGTGCTATTCGACCACACTGCTACCACCGCAGTAGATGAACGCAGCCACCTGCTGGCCAGCGATGGAGAAGTGGAAGATTATTATCTCGACTGGACTCCGCAATCAACGCAATTGGATTATGGCAATCTACCGCATGAAGGCAGCCCGGTAAACTGGAGCAGGGCCTCTGCCACACTGACTTCAATGGATCTCAGCACCAGCAGGATCTGGCTGGGAGATAACAACAACTATCCCGATCAGGGATGTGCTTCCAACCAGGCACGCAATGGCGGATTGGTGGTAAAAAAAGCAAGCACTGCAGTTCCGGGCAGCGGTACAGCAGCTGATCCATTCCTGTTGGATGTAGACAATCCTTCCGGCACCTTCAATTTTGAGATCACTGTAAATGGCAATGGTTCGCCCGCCAATGTATACTGGGGAGTTTGGGTGGATGCAAATGGTAATGGCAACTTTACAGATGCAGATGATGTGTTTACTTCGGGCGTAACACTGCACGGAAGCCCGGTAACAGTCACTGCACCACTAACCATACTCAACGGAGGAACCAATACCGGCGCTCTTAATGGCGCGATCCGTGTGGCAGCATCAGCCCAGGATGCAGGTTTCAGTAAACTGCAAAATGGCGCAGTAAATGTGGTGAATGGAGAAATAGAGGACTACTATATTGCATACCTGACAGCACTGCCGGTAACCCTGATCAGTTTTGACGCCGTCAAGGATGGTCGCAATACACAATTGACCTGGAAAACCGCCGAAGAATTGAACACGGCAACTTTCGAAATAGAACGTTTGTCTGGCAATTCCAATCAATGGATTACGATCGGTAAAGTAGCAGCGGCAGGCAACAGCACAGTTGAACGGCAATATCGATTCACTGACGACAATGTATATCCGGGTGCTAATTTTTACCGCTTGAAAATGATCGATCTGGATGGGAAACTGGCATATAGCAGGGTGCGCTTCGTAGATTTTGGAAATGAGGCATTCCCCATCACCATGTCGCCCAACCCCGCCAGCGATATAGTTACCATCAAGGGACTTACCGGTTCCAACAGGATCCAGCTGCTTGATGTAAGTGGCAGGCTGATCCAGCAGTTCAACAGCAATGATCCCATACAAAAGATCAACATAAGCAAACTCACGAAAGGCGTTTACATGGTAAGGATATTAAAAGATGGACAGGTTACGGTTACCTTAAAGTTGTTAAAGGGATAG